The Caballeronia sp. Lep1P3 genome window below encodes:
- the cyoE gene encoding heme o synthase, which yields MDSTTLNSPLGSRVSQYVALTKPRVTQLAVFCAVIGMFLSTPGMVPWTKLLGGGIGIWLLAGAAFAINCLVEQKVDAKMRRTAWRPSARGQITSAQILTFSAVLGGIGMWTLYTFTNPLTMWLTIATFVGYAVIYTLLLKPYTPQNIVIGGASGAMPPALGWAAVTGAVPGDAWILVLIIFVWTPPHFWALALYRRKDYENAGLPMLPITHGEKYTLLNIFLYTIVLFAVTLMPFVSGMSGVVYLACAVALGAVFLGYAWKLYRNYSDALARRAFRYSIVYLSLLFGALLVDHYVRTVIGA from the coding sequence ATGGATAGCACGACACTCAATTCCCCCCTCGGCAGCCGCGTCTCGCAGTATGTTGCGCTGACCAAGCCGCGCGTCACCCAGCTCGCCGTTTTCTGCGCCGTCATCGGCATGTTCCTGTCCACGCCCGGCATGGTGCCGTGGACGAAACTGCTCGGCGGCGGCATCGGCATCTGGCTGCTCGCGGGCGCCGCGTTCGCGATCAACTGCCTCGTCGAGCAAAAGGTCGATGCCAAGATGCGCCGCACCGCGTGGCGTCCGTCCGCGCGCGGGCAAATCACCAGCGCGCAAATTCTGACGTTCTCGGCCGTGCTGGGCGGCATCGGCATGTGGACGCTCTACACGTTCACCAATCCGCTGACGATGTGGCTCACCATCGCGACGTTCGTCGGTTACGCGGTCATCTATACGCTGCTGCTCAAGCCGTACACGCCGCAGAACATCGTGATCGGCGGCGCGTCGGGCGCCATGCCGCCCGCGCTCGGATGGGCGGCGGTCACGGGCGCGGTTCCCGGCGACGCGTGGATTCTCGTGCTCATCATCTTCGTGTGGACGCCGCCGCATTTCTGGGCGCTCGCACTGTATCGCCGCAAGGACTACGAAAACGCGGGCCTGCCGATGCTGCCGATCACGCACGGCGAGAAGTACACGCTGCTCAACATCTTCCTCTACACCATCGTGCTGTTCGCCGTCACGTTGATGCCGTTCGTCTCGGGCATGAGCGGCGTCGTGTATCTCGCATGCGCCGTTGCGCTCGGCGCGGTGTTTCTCGGCTACGCATGGAAGCTGTACCGCAATTACTCGGATGCCCTCGCGCGCCGGGCGTTCCGTTATTCGATCGTGTATCTGTCGCTGCTCTTCGGCGCGCTGCTCGTCGATCACTACGTTCGCACGGTGATCGGCGCATGA
- a CDS encoding heme A synthase, with the protein MYLLQLGLIGVCIALLPLSFVWVKADDNKFRKLVWLTTFLTLDLIMFGGFTRLTDSGLGCPDWPGCYGTSSPFIAHAQISAAYQAMPTGPVSMVKAWIEMLHRYFAMAIGVLIIAQVAIAWTARIRRRALHVSPWWPTGILLLICLQGAFGAWTVTLKLQPVIVTTHLLLGLALLAALGWLAARQTPIPSLDSAAARWMPAALFGLALLVVQIALGGWVSTNYAVLACTDFPLCNGQWIPPMNFEHGFHLWRALGMTGEGDVISQDALVAIHWTHRTFAVVVVLYLLWLAAKLRRFESLRKPANGVLAVIVIQFLTGLSNIVLQWPLPIAVAHNGGAAILLLLLVMLNFRISSSRPGRAVLPARDVVSA; encoded by the coding sequence ATGTATCTTTTGCAGCTCGGCCTGATCGGCGTGTGCATTGCGCTGTTGCCGCTTTCGTTCGTCTGGGTGAAGGCCGACGACAACAAGTTCAGAAAGCTCGTCTGGCTCACGACCTTCCTGACGCTCGATCTCATCATGTTCGGCGGCTTCACGCGCCTGACCGATTCCGGCCTCGGTTGCCCCGACTGGCCCGGCTGCTACGGCACGTCGTCGCCGTTCATCGCGCATGCGCAGATTTCCGCCGCGTATCAGGCGATGCCGACCGGCCCCGTCAGCATGGTCAAGGCGTGGATCGAGATGCTGCACCGCTATTTCGCCATGGCGATCGGCGTGCTGATCATTGCGCAGGTCGCGATCGCGTGGACCGCGCGTATCAGGCGTCGCGCGCTGCACGTATCGCCGTGGTGGCCGACGGGCATCCTGCTGCTCATCTGCCTGCAAGGCGCGTTCGGCGCGTGGACCGTCACGCTGAAGCTACAGCCGGTGATCGTGACGACGCATCTGTTGCTCGGCCTCGCGCTGCTGGCGGCGCTCGGCTGGCTCGCGGCGCGTCAGACGCCGATTCCCTCGCTCGATTCCGCTGCGGCGCGCTGGATGCCCGCCGCGCTCTTCGGGCTGGCGCTGCTCGTCGTGCAGATCGCGCTCGGCGGCTGGGTGAGCACGAACTATGCTGTACTCGCCTGCACGGACTTCCCGCTTTGCAACGGTCAATGGATTCCGCCGATGAACTTCGAACACGGCTTTCACCTTTGGCGCGCGCTCGGCATGACCGGCGAGGGCGACGTGATCTCGCAGGACGCGCTCGTTGCGATCCACTGGACGCATCGCACGTTCGCGGTCGTCGTCGTGCTGTATCTGCTGTGGCTCGCGGCGAAACTTCGCCGCTTCGAGTCGCTGCGCAAGCCGGCGAACGGCGTGCTCGCGGTCATCGTGATCCAGTTTCTTACGGGGCTTTCGAACATCGTCCTGCAATGGCCGCTGCCGATTGCCGTCGCGCACAACGGCGGGGCGGCCATCCTTTTGCTTCTGCTCGTCATGCTAAACTTTCGAATCTCCTCCAGCCGTCCCGGCCGCGCCGTGCTCCCTGCACGCGACGTCGTTTCAGCGTGA
- a CDS encoding cytochrome C oxidase subunit I yields MQPQRPTTAADKTPTRQRTPSKGSWISGRWMLVLLALVCAAPVIASYLMYYVFKPAGGTTSYGTLIEPQRPIPAQLVVTDENGRAMPLKSLEGKWLMITVNSGDCDEQCVTRLYYMRQVRVLQSAERDRVVNVWLRTDAKPVTDVIKTAYPQPDTRMLMADPRAVAEWLPVANGTKITDHIFLVDPNGNLMMRFPKNPDPKKINADLAKLLKWSRIG; encoded by the coding sequence ATGCAACCTCAACGCCCCACGACCGCCGCCGACAAGACGCCCACGCGCCAACGCACGCCTTCGAAAGGCTCGTGGATCAGCGGCCGCTGGATGCTGGTGCTGCTCGCGCTCGTGTGCGCGGCGCCGGTGATCGCCTCGTATCTGATGTACTACGTGTTCAAGCCGGCCGGCGGCACGACGAGCTACGGCACGCTGATCGAGCCGCAGCGCCCGATTCCGGCGCAACTCGTCGTGACCGACGAAAACGGGCGCGCGATGCCGCTGAAATCGCTCGAAGGAAAGTGGCTGATGATCACCGTGAATAGCGGAGATTGCGACGAGCAATGCGTGACGCGCCTCTACTACATGCGGCAAGTGCGTGTGCTGCAATCGGCGGAACGCGACCGCGTCGTGAACGTCTGGCTGCGCACCGATGCCAAGCCGGTGACGGACGTCATCAAGACCGCATATCCGCAGCCGGACACGCGCATGTTGATGGCCGATCCGCGCGCCGTCGCGGAGTGGCTGCCCGTCGCGAACGGCACCAAGATCACGGATCACATCTTCCTCGTCGATCCGAACGGCAATCTGATGATGCGTTTTCCCAAGAATCCCGATCCGAAGAAGATCAACGCGGACCTGGCGAAGCTGCTGAAGTGGTCGCGCATCGGCTGA
- a CDS encoding SURF1 family protein, with product MKIRFWPTVLILVVVAVTVRLGFWQRDRAHQKEAINARIVAMESAPAQRVGVDPMPLKSVEFHRVMARGEFMPERVVYLDNRPYNDQPGFYVVMPLKLEGGGYVLVNRGWLPRNLADRTGIEPYETPKGVVDIEGVARANPSQAFELGKGGSAAHQQIRQNLSIPAYAAETGLAFQPFVIQQTSATHDRLVRDWPAPTQGVERNYGYMLQWWGMAAAAIGFGLYAARRAAKKPDASGADDEAADHA from the coding sequence ATGAAGATACGTTTCTGGCCCACGGTTCTGATTCTCGTCGTCGTCGCGGTGACGGTGCGTCTCGGCTTCTGGCAGCGCGACCGCGCGCATCAGAAAGAAGCGATCAACGCGCGCATCGTCGCAATGGAGAGCGCGCCGGCGCAGCGTGTCGGCGTCGATCCGATGCCGCTGAAATCCGTCGAATTTCATCGCGTGATGGCGCGCGGCGAGTTCATGCCGGAGCGCGTCGTCTACCTCGATAATCGTCCGTATAACGACCAACCTGGTTTCTACGTCGTGATGCCGCTTAAACTCGAAGGCGGCGGCTACGTGCTCGTCAACCGCGGATGGCTGCCGCGCAATCTGGCGGACCGCACCGGCATCGAGCCCTACGAGACGCCGAAGGGCGTCGTCGACATCGAGGGCGTCGCCCGCGCGAATCCGTCGCAGGCGTTCGAGCTCGGCAAGGGTGGATCGGCGGCGCACCAGCAGATCCGGCAGAACCTGAGCATTCCCGCCTATGCCGCCGAAACCGGCCTCGCGTTCCAGCCGTTCGTGATTCAGCAGACGAGCGCCACGCATGATCGGCTCGTGCGCGACTGGCCCGCGCCGACTCAGGGCGTCGAACGCAATTACGGCTACATGCTGCAGTGGTGGGGCATGGCCGCCGCCGCCATCGGCTTCGGCCTTTATGCTGCACGCCGCGCCGCGAAGAAGCCCGACGCGTCCGGCGCCGACGACGAAGCCGCCGATCACGCGTGA
- a CDS encoding twin transmembrane helix small protein — MHIIVAIAFILILGSLGSALYFMMTDRGKTKRMVWSLAMRVGLSISLFLFILFAHWMGWIQSTGIPLGR; from the coding sequence ATGCACATTATCGTCGCCATCGCTTTCATCCTCATTCTCGGCAGCCTGGGTTCGGCGCTGTATTTCATGATGACCGACCGCGGCAAAACGAAGCGCATGGTCTGGTCGCTGGCGATGCGCGTCGGGCTGTCGATTTCGCTCTTTTTGTTCATCCTGTTCGCGCACTGGATGGGCTGGATCCAGTCGACCGGCATTCCGCTCGGACGATAA
- a CDS encoding cytochrome c oxidase subunit 3, translated as MSGQNESPYYFVPHPSRHPIMAACGLLVMLSSLAAWVNGHSFAPFTTLIGLLFLLFVLWHWFGDAISESEGGMYGKRVDVSYRWSMSWFIFSEVMFFGAFFGALFYARAIALHELGSLDYKLIWPDFSAVWPNNGPAALVPHFRAMVPWPLPTINTALLLSSGATLTVAHHALREDHRRKAIGWLAATVLLGVTFLFCQGYEYFHAYNELNLTLASGVYGSTFFLLTGFHGFHVFLGGTMLAVVMVRLIRGHFTPEHHFAFEGAAWYWHFVDVVWLGLYVVVYWL; from the coding sequence ATGAGCGGTCAAAACGAGAGCCCGTACTATTTCGTGCCGCATCCGTCACGGCATCCGATCATGGCTGCGTGCGGCTTGCTGGTGATGCTGTCGTCGCTGGCGGCGTGGGTGAACGGCCATTCGTTCGCGCCGTTCACGACGCTGATCGGCCTGCTTTTCCTGCTGTTCGTGCTGTGGCACTGGTTTGGCGACGCCATCTCCGAATCGGAAGGCGGCATGTACGGCAAGCGCGTGGATGTGTCGTACCGCTGGAGCATGAGCTGGTTCATCTTCTCCGAAGTGATGTTCTTCGGTGCGTTCTTCGGTGCGCTCTTCTACGCGCGCGCCATCGCGCTGCACGAACTCGGCAGCCTCGATTACAAGCTGATCTGGCCGGACTTCTCCGCCGTGTGGCCGAACAACGGCCCGGCCGCGCTGGTCCCGCACTTCCGCGCGATGGTGCCGTGGCCCCTGCCGACCATCAACACGGCGCTGCTCTTGAGCTCCGGCGCAACGTTGACGGTGGCGCACCACGCGCTGCGTGAGGATCATCGCAGGAAGGCGATCGGCTGGCTCGCGGCAACGGTGCTGCTCGGCGTGACCTTCCTGTTCTGCCAGGGCTACGAATATTTCCACGCGTACAACGAACTGAACCTTACGCTTGCATCGGGCGTGTACGGCTCGACGTTCTTCCTGCTGACGGGCTTTCACGGCTTTCACGTCTTCCTCGGCGGCACGATGCTGGCCGTGGTGATGGTGCGGCTGATTCGCGGGCATTTCACGCCGGAACATCACTTCGCGTTCGAAGGCGCCGCGTGGTACTGGCACTTCGTCGACGTCGTGTGGCTCGGGCTTTACGTCGTCGTCTACTGGCTGTAA
- a CDS encoding DUF2970 domain-containing protein: protein MNPETPRKGGFLKLLKAVFWSFFGVRRRADLESDAAQLNPLHLIAAGVIGAALFIGLLLVIVRAVVR from the coding sequence ATGAACCCCGAGACGCCGCGCAAGGGCGGTTTCCTGAAGCTGTTGAAGGCGGTGTTCTGGTCCTTCTTCGGCGTACGGCGCCGCGCGGACCTCGAAAGCGATGCGGCGCAGCTCAACCCGCTGCATCTCATCGCGGCGGGCGTGATTGGTGCTGCGCTCTTCATCGGGCTGCTGCTGGTGATCGTGCGGGCGGTGGTGCGATAG
- a CDS encoding cytochrome c oxidase assembly protein, which yields MLVKLFVVAAMMFGFGFALVPMYRAICQITGVNNLVQRDVGALEAKNTQVDASRTVSIEFDANARGPLQFKPEQSNLDIHPGEVMTVMYQVTNQQSRTVKAQAIPSYAPKQATEFFKKIECFCFTQQTLAPNETKRMPVVFVVDPKLPKDVKTITLSYTFFELDAPKSAGNGT from the coding sequence ATGCTGGTGAAGCTATTCGTCGTCGCGGCGATGATGTTCGGCTTCGGCTTCGCGCTCGTGCCGATGTATCGCGCGATCTGCCAGATCACGGGCGTCAACAATCTCGTGCAGCGCGACGTCGGCGCGCTCGAGGCGAAGAACACGCAGGTCGATGCGAGCCGGACCGTTTCCATCGAATTCGATGCGAACGCGCGCGGCCCGCTGCAGTTCAAGCCGGAGCAGTCGAATCTGGACATCCATCCGGGCGAAGTCATGACGGTGATGTATCAGGTGACGAACCAGCAGAGCCGCACGGTGAAGGCGCAGGCTATTCCGAGCTATGCGCCGAAGCAGGCCACGGAGTTTTTCAAGAAGATCGAATGCTTCTGTTTCACCCAGCAGACGCTCGCGCCGAACGAGACGAAGCGCATGCCGGTGGTGTTCGTCGTCGATCCGAAGCTGCCGAAGGACGTAAAGACGATCACGCTGTCGTACACGTTCTTCGAACTCGACGCGCCGAAGTCGGCTGGCAACGGAACGTGA
- a CDS encoding cytochrome oxidase small assembly protein gives MNPNPQKRRSREEIRAGNKRLGLIMMLIAAVFFLGIVVRQYLLSRG, from the coding sequence ATGAACCCGAATCCACAGAAAAGACGCTCCCGCGAGGAAATCCGCGCGGGCAACAAGCGGCTCGGTCTCATCATGATGCTGATCGCCGCCGTCTTTTTTCTGGGTATCGTCGTCAGGCAATACCTGTTGTCGCGAGGCTAA
- the ctaD gene encoding cytochrome c oxidase subunit I encodes MSSIGHDVVAGHDHAHDDHAHELPHGWRRWLFATNHKDIGTLYLLFSFIMFLSGGVMALGIRAELFEPGLQIMRPEFFNQLTTMHGLIMVFGAIMPAFVGFANWMVPLQIGASDMAFARMNNFSFWLLPVAAVLLVGSFFVPGGATAAGWTLYAPLSTQMGPGMDFAIFAVHIMGASSIMGGINIVVTILNMRAPGMTLMKMPMFAWTWLITAYLLIAVMPVLAGAITMVLFDRHFGTSFFNAAGGGDPVMYQHIFWFFGHPEVYIMILPAFGIVSQVIPAFSRKPLFGYSSMVYATASIAILSFMVWAHHMFATGMPVTGQLFFMYATMLIAVPTGVKVFNWVATMWRGALTFETPMLFAIGFLFVFTMGGFTGLILSMAPLDIQMHGTYYVVAHFHYVLVAGSLFALFAGWYYWSPKWTGWMYNEMRGKIHFWASMITFNVTFFPMHFLGLAGMPRRYADYPAQFTDFNQVATIGAFGFGLSQVYFLFAVALPTYRGGGEHERAGDKPWDGAEGLEWTVPSPAPFHTFENPPTVE; translated from the coding sequence ATGTCTAGCATCGGACACGATGTAGTCGCGGGTCACGACCACGCGCACGACGACCACGCGCACGAGTTGCCGCATGGTTGGCGCCGGTGGCTTTTCGCCACCAACCACAAGGACATCGGTACGCTGTACCTGCTGTTCTCGTTCATCATGTTCCTCTCCGGAGGCGTGATGGCGCTCGGCATTCGGGCCGAGCTGTTCGAACCGGGCCTGCAGATCATGCGCCCCGAGTTCTTCAATCAGCTGACGACCATGCACGGCCTCATCATGGTGTTCGGCGCGATCATGCCGGCGTTCGTCGGCTTCGCGAACTGGATGGTGCCGCTGCAGATCGGCGCATCGGACATGGCGTTCGCGCGGATGAACAACTTCAGCTTCTGGCTCCTGCCGGTCGCTGCTGTCTTGCTCGTCGGCTCGTTCTTCGTGCCGGGCGGCGCAACCGCCGCGGGCTGGACGCTCTACGCGCCGCTGTCGACGCAAATGGGCCCCGGCATGGACTTCGCGATCTTCGCCGTGCACATCATGGGCGCGTCGTCGATCATGGGCGGCATCAACATCGTCGTGACGATCCTGAACATGCGCGCGCCGGGCATGACGCTCATGAAGATGCCGATGTTCGCGTGGACGTGGCTCATCACCGCGTATCTGCTGATCGCCGTGATGCCGGTTCTCGCGGGCGCGATCACGATGGTGCTGTTCGACCGTCACTTCGGCACGTCGTTCTTCAACGCGGCGGGCGGCGGCGATCCGGTCATGTACCAGCACATCTTCTGGTTCTTCGGCCACCCCGAGGTGTACATCATGATCTTGCCGGCGTTCGGGATCGTGTCGCAGGTGATCCCGGCGTTCTCGCGCAAGCCGCTGTTCGGCTACAGCTCGATGGTGTACGCAACCGCATCGATCGCGATTCTGTCGTTCATGGTGTGGGCGCACCACATGTTCGCGACCGGCATGCCGGTGACGGGCCAGCTCTTCTTCATGTACGCGACGATGCTGATCGCCGTGCCGACGGGCGTGAAGGTGTTCAACTGGGTGGCGACGATGTGGCGCGGCGCGCTCACGTTCGAGACGCCGATGCTGTTCGCAATCGGCTTCCTGTTCGTTTTCACGATGGGCGGCTTTACGGGGCTGATCCTGTCGATGGCGCCGCTCGATATCCAGATGCACGGCACGTACTACGTGGTCGCGCACTTCCACTACGTGCTGGTGGCGGGTTCGCTCTTCGCGCTCTTCGCGGGCTGGTACTACTGGTCGCCGAAGTGGACGGGCTGGATGTACAACGAAATGCGCGGAAAGATTCACTTCTGGGCGTCGATGATCACCTTCAACGTCACGTTCTTCCCGATGCACTTCCTGGGTCTCGCGGGCATGCCGCGCCGCTATGCGGACTACCCGGCGCAGTTCACGGACTTCAACCAGGTGGCGACCATCGGCGCGTTCGGTTTCGGTCTCTCGCAGGTGTACTTCCTGTTCGCGGTCGCGCTGCCGACGTATCGCGGCGGCGGCGAGCATGAGAGGGCCGGCGACAAGCCGTGGGATGGCGCGGAAGGCCTCGAATGGACCGTGCCGAGCCCGGCGCCGTTCCATACGTTCGAAAATCCGCCGACCGTCGAGTAA
- the coxB gene encoding cytochrome c oxidase subunit II has protein sequence MEILGKDAMKTIKRALSGVLAAGALLNAGVALAVNDSPGGPAVNEINFQQPVTKIAEELYGLHIFMLIICTVIFLGVFGVMFYSVVKHRKSKGFKPAHFHESTTVEIIWTIVPFIIVILMALPATKAVVAMKDTTNADLTVKVTGYQWKWGYDYVKGPGEGISFLSTLSTPRSQVNGQTPISDTYLQEVDNPLVVPVDKKIRVITTANDVVHSWYVPAFGVKQDAIPGFVRDTWFKAEKVGTYRGFCTELCGKEHAYMPVVVEVLSADDYAKWVDAQKKKMASSADDPNKTYTMDELKTRGAQIYASNCAVCHQPTGKGAGQFPALDGSKVANGPIAGHVNIVLHGKGAMPPWQTTLNDVEIASVITYERNTWGNHTGDILQPKQVADARNGKMPEGGDHTAAAGGEAASGAAGASGAADASAPAAASGEQAGQAAQAAPLPASIYFETGKSDLPADANNAVQAAAAYVKAHPDAKIALSGFTDATGGADLNADLARKRAQAVRDALKAAGVSEERIVLKKPESVTGGTDAKEARRVEISPAA, from the coding sequence ATGGAAATTTTGGGTAAGGATGCTATGAAAACAATCAAGCGAGCCCTCTCGGGCGTGCTGGCGGCAGGCGCACTGCTCAACGCCGGCGTAGCCCTGGCGGTCAACGACAGTCCTGGCGGTCCCGCTGTGAACGAAATCAACTTCCAGCAGCCAGTGACGAAGATCGCCGAGGAGCTCTACGGCCTCCATATCTTCATGCTCATCATCTGTACCGTCATCTTTCTGGGCGTGTTCGGGGTGATGTTCTATTCGGTGGTGAAGCATCGCAAGTCCAAGGGTTTCAAGCCCGCGCACTTCCACGAAAGCACCACGGTCGAAATCATCTGGACGATCGTGCCGTTCATCATCGTCATCCTGATGGCGCTGCCGGCAACGAAAGCCGTCGTCGCGATGAAGGACACGACCAACGCCGATCTCACTGTCAAGGTAACGGGATACCAGTGGAAATGGGGCTACGACTACGTGAAGGGCCCGGGCGAAGGCATCAGCTTCCTCTCGACGCTTTCCACGCCGCGCAGCCAGGTGAACGGCCAGACGCCGATCTCGGACACGTATCTGCAGGAAGTCGATAACCCGCTCGTCGTGCCGGTCGACAAGAAAATCCGCGTCATCACCACCGCGAACGACGTCGTTCACTCGTGGTACGTGCCGGCGTTCGGCGTGAAGCAGGATGCGATTCCCGGCTTCGTGCGCGACACCTGGTTCAAGGCGGAGAAGGTCGGTACGTATCGCGGCTTCTGTACCGAACTGTGCGGCAAGGAGCATGCGTACATGCCGGTCGTCGTGGAAGTGCTGTCCGCCGACGACTACGCGAAGTGGGTCGACGCGCAGAAGAAGAAAATGGCTTCTTCCGCCGACGATCCCAACAAGACTTACACGATGGACGAACTCAAGACGCGCGGCGCGCAGATCTACGCATCGAATTGCGCGGTCTGCCACCAGCCGACGGGCAAGGGCGCGGGCCAGTTCCCGGCGCTCGACGGCAGCAAGGTCGCGAACGGTCCTATCGCGGGTCACGTCAACATCGTGCTGCACGGCAAGGGCGCGATGCCGCCGTGGCAGACGACGCTCAACGACGTCGAGATCGCATCGGTCATCACTTACGAGCGCAACACGTGGGGCAACCACACGGGCGACATCCTCCAGCCGAAGCAGGTCGCGGATGCGCGCAACGGCAAGATGCCCGAAGGCGGCGACCACACCGCGGCTGCGGGCGGCGAGGCGGCATCGGGCGCGGCGGGCGCATCGGGTGCGGCTGACGCGAGCGCGCCGGCGGCGGCATCGGGCGAGCAAGCGGGGCAAGCGGCCCAGGCCGCGCCGCTGCCGGCCAGCATCTACTTCGAGACGGGCAAGAGCGACTTGCCCGCCGACGCAAACAACGCAGTGCAAGCTGCCGCGGCCTACGTGAAGGCGCATCCGGACGCGAAGATCGCGCTGTCCGGCTTCACGGATGCAACGGGCGGCGCCGACCTCAACGCCGACCTTGCCAGGAAGCGCGCGCAAGCCGTCCGCGACGCGCTGAAGGCAGCGGGCGTGTCGGAAGAACGTATCGTATTGAAAAAGCCCGAGTCGGTGACGGGCGGCACGGATGCGAAGGAAGCACGCCGCGTGGAAATCAGTCCGGCTGCTTGA
- a CDS encoding DUF2244 domain-containing protein, translating to MQVSQTLTESEPVIKDWLMKRNCSVSPRQFMGFYASLALFSLGIATPLFLNGAWLVLPFTGVELTVVAVAFLIHARHAVDYERIRLYQNRLLIEQMNAETLTQFEFNPRWVRIETGATPREPLTIVARGQSVKVGQHLAQHRRRQFAAELQASLRRLA from the coding sequence ATGCAGGTCAGCCAGACGCTGACGGAGTCCGAGCCGGTCATCAAGGACTGGCTGATGAAACGCAACTGCTCGGTGTCGCCGCGTCAGTTCATGGGCTTCTATGCGTCGCTTGCGCTGTTTTCGCTGGGCATCGCGACGCCGCTTTTCCTGAATGGCGCCTGGCTGGTGCTGCCGTTCACCGGAGTCGAGCTGACGGTCGTGGCCGTCGCGTTTCTGATCCATGCGCGGCACGCGGTCGACTACGAGCGAATCCGGCTGTATCAGAACCGGTTGTTGATCGAGCAGATGAACGCCGAAACATTGACGCAGTTCGAGTTCAATCCGCGCTGGGTGCGGATCGAAACGGGCGCGACGCCGAGAGAGCCGCTTACGATCGTTGCGCGCGGCCAGTCGGTAAAAGTCGGACAACACCTTGCACAGCATCGTCGCAGACAATTCGCTGCCGAACTGCAGGCGTCACTGAGACGCCTCGCTTGA
- a CDS encoding methyltransferase domain-containing protein, with protein sequence MSPTSSKTGRPAYDPRRLREIFDRRAAAFDEVAFLPREIADRMRERLEYIKVTPARVLDAACGQGADLARLRERFPEASVLGVDISGAMLARARDAEAAEGEAGAGWRRFLPATLAKAFGARGPQLAQADFSALPFASAAFELLWSNLALHWHSRPDLVFPEWQRVLKVNGLLMFSTFGPDTLRELAAAYREAERTLGLQLMPHTIDFVDMHDLGDMLVESGFEIPVMDQEVLTITYRSPESLLADVTRWGTYPFEREPRGARADAQAVRGAVHRALEALRRDDGTIPLTFEIIYGHAWKAVPRTDAEGHGIVRLEDIGRGPRKNR encoded by the coding sequence ATGTCCCCAACGTCTTCCAAAACTGGCCGACCGGCCTATGATCCGCGCCGTCTGCGCGAGATCTTCGACCGTCGCGCCGCCGCATTCGACGAAGTCGCGTTCCTGCCGCGCGAGATCGCGGACCGCATGCGCGAGCGTCTCGAATACATCAAGGTGACGCCCGCGCGCGTCCTCGATGCGGCATGCGGGCAGGGCGCGGACCTCGCGCGCCTGCGGGAGAGGTTTCCGGAGGCGTCGGTGCTCGGCGTCGATATTTCGGGGGCGATGCTCGCGCGCGCCCGCGACGCCGAAGCCGCCGAAGGCGAAGCCGGCGCCGGCTGGCGGCGCTTTTTGCCCGCGACGCTGGCGAAGGCGTTCGGTGCGCGCGGGCCGCAACTCGCGCAGGCGGATTTTTCGGCGCTGCCGTTCGCATCGGCTGCATTCGAATTGCTGTGGTCGAATCTCGCGCTGCACTGGCATTCGCGGCCCGATCTCGTCTTTCCGGAATGGCAGCGCGTGCTCAAGGTGAACGGCCTGCTGATGTTCAGCACGTTCGGCCCCGACACGCTGCGCGAGCTGGCCGCGGCCTACCGCGAAGCCGAGCGCACGCTGGGCTTGCAGTTGATGCCGCACACCATCGATTTCGTCGATATGCACGATCTCGGCGACATGCTCGTCGAAAGCGGCTTCGAAATTCCGGTGATGGATCAGGAAGTGCTGACCATTACGTATCGCTCGCCGGAATCGCTGCTTGCGGATGTCACGCGCTGGGGCACGTATCCGTTCGAGCGCGAACCGCGTGGCGCCCGTGCGGACGCGCAAGCGGTGCGCGGCGCGGTGCATCGGGCGCTCGAAGCGCTGCGCCGCGACGACGGCACGATCCCGCTGACCTTCGAAATCATTTATGGCCACGCGTGGAAGGCGGTGCCGCGCACGGATGCCGAGGGACACGGAATCGTGCGGCTGGAAGATATCGGACGCGGCCCGAGAAAGAACCGGTAG